The following are encoded together in the Anopheles nili chromosome 3, idAnoNiliSN_F5_01, whole genome shotgun sequence genome:
- the LOC128727702 gene encoding LOW QUALITY PROTEIN: uncharacterized protein LOC128727702 (The sequence of the model RefSeq protein was modified relative to this genomic sequence to represent the inferred CDS: inserted 1 base in 1 codon) encodes MIRNCLALXRMMGWVVIIATDYNGAGPTSVVRLSANRSRIPGTMYLRWILTVLVGLVVLLSVSDLSTVSGAPNNPLADDEEVTNTTMGIVDNVLVARAAVERFKTSVPTVDYLQLASAGLQEYVNNVTGRIEATFKDFATRDLEPVQHSLIEAIRYLNGYDSVNSISMLQNLDYSMYNHNLMRSINSDLRVSSISLSEALFDQRDVSVALDDIFAATDKLQENVLRLADVIEKGEAWTVETNARALAAQQGFNESIDIYLNTSLSQIDDIVTALDDLRGFEEDMYRRLKDRIPATFPKSTTNYFIALKKALENTIQKIRINFENLKLYKHRDIEQWKSRGSITAPIGYMTQVAVQVASDPMLSNDCTESYIEKILAFPNFTLAHVNSCLAEQASNEEKTFTIISQVLDTYVVGAINASYGAFEICFRYAPRKLNNCLELSGYENNWANGRIYNAAKQVESLVDSEIQNNFNTCVAQNGYFLNYHNIQEMCIYSKKRTRYRNRWTK; translated from the exons ATGATTAGGAATTGTCTAGCGC CGCGGATGATGGGGTGGGTCGTTATTATTGCTACTGATTATAATGGCGCTGGCCCCACG TCAGTAGTTCGTTTGTCCGCCAATCGATCGCGAATACCGGGGACAATGTATCTCCGGTGGATTTTAACAGTGTTAGTGGGGTTAGTAGTGTTGCTAAGTGTAAGCGATTTATCGACCGTTTCCGGCGCTCCCAACAACCCACTAGCGGACGATGAGGAAGTGACGAACACGACGATGGGCATTGTCGACAACGTACTGGTGGCTCGAGCCGCCGTAGAACGCTTCAAAACCAGCGTACCAACCGTGGACTATCTGCAACTGGCCAGTGCCGGACTGCAGGAGTACGTGAATAATGTGACTGGTCGGATCGAGGCGACGTTCAAGGATTTTGCCACACGAGATTTAGAACCAGTGCAACACTCCCTCATCGAAGCCATCCGTTACCTAAACGGGTACGATTCGGTGAACAGCATCTCAATGCTGCAAAATCTGGACTACAGTATGTACAACCACAACCTGATGCGGTCGATCAACAGTGATTTACGTGTGTCATCGATCAGCCTCTCGGAGGCGCTCTTCGATCAGCGTGATGTAAGTGTCGCGTTGGATGACATCTTTGCTGCGACAGATAAGCTTCAGGAAAACGTACTTCGGCTAGCGGACGTCATCGAAAAAGGCGAAGCATGGACAGTGGAGACCAACGCACGTGCTTTGGCTGCCCAGCAGGGCTTCAACGAATCGATTGATATATATCTCAACACTTCACTCTCGCAAATTGACGACATTGTCACAGCACTGGATGATCTTCGCGGGTTCGAGGAGGACATGTACCGTCGGCTGAAAGATCGAATCCCAGCTACCTTCCCGAAGTCCACGACCAATTACTTTATCGCGCTGAAAAAGGCACTAGAGAACACGATCCAAAAAATTCGTATCAACTTCGAGAACCTGAAGCTCTATAAACACCGTGACATAGAGCAGTGGAAGTCTCGTGGCTCGATCACGGCACCGATCGGGTATATGACCCAGGTGGCCGTGCAGGTCGCATCAGATCCGATGCTTTCGAACGACTGCACTGAGTCGTACATCGAGAAGATACTGGCCTTTCCGAACTTCACGCTAGCCCACGTGAACAGCTGCCTCGCAGAGCAGGCGTCAAACGAGGAGAAAACCTTTACGATCATCTCACAAGTACTTGACACCTATGTCGTCGGTGCGATCAATGCTTCGTACGGTGCGTTCGAAATTTGCTTCCGATATGCACCGCGTAAGCTCAACAATTGCCTGGAATTG AGCGGATACGAAAACAACTGGGCTAATGGACGAATCTATAATGCGGCCAAGCAAGTCGAGTCGCTGGTCGATAGCGAGATACAGAACAACTTCAATACGTGTGTGGCTCAGAACGGGTACTTCCTGAATTACCACAACATCCAGGAGATGTGCATCTACAGCAAAAAACGCACTCGCTATCGTAATCGTTGGACGAAGTGA
- the LOC128725796 gene encoding uncharacterized protein LOC128725796 translates to MAPSVKVLSALLLLVIGASECSPFFGNNYVLPQGARLANAANTVVRNLDAAQSQVRLSLINPTASNFLSLGATALREYVGNTTLVMGQLFREVAQVAVDRTTPPAVVFTRLNLALQGVPQWNRNLSQSIDVFSQVFNYDQNSNTASYFELWKDALDKNVNDLADVLSRLGAVILSITGEPLNTQQFLQAISTNGTLQQLVDVVESNVRLSADYSSSVTKLVAAVRAANDFQSRSYSLLRTNQASINTNFDRYSAASNLSYYRFLNAADSLFNHLKDTNQSFVFRWPLLFSASVHNQLNLLNQSIDHLTANILRRTVAVAEKLDQTQVLFKQGNNPLSYLREETDLLTRILLDVLSEENYCASGFVTPFNELPAQVTTLVAGCLTEQTTLESQGSAQLVSLANNFLRPYVTTIYGRMNICFRQPFDKMTDCLDHIVATIDFRGKFFLLDLASQLFFEQVQDELPSCNDRVLEFVRNSGLRQTCEVFNYEVNL, encoded by the exons ATGGCACCGTCCGTGAAAGTATTGTccgcgttgttgttgcttgtgaTCGGTGCATCGGAGTGTAGTCCGTTTTTCGGGAACAACTATGTCCTTCCACAAGGAGCACGCCTTGCGAATGCAGCCAACACTGTTGTGCGGAACCTGGACGCAGCACAATCTCAGGTTCGGTTAAGTCTAATTAATCCAACGGCATCGAACTTTCTAAGTTTGGGAGCGACGGCGTTGAGAGAATATGTGGGAAATACTACGCTCGTCATGGGTCAGCTGTTTCGCGAAGTGGCACAGGTAGCTGTCGATCGTACGACACCTCCAGCTGTGGTCTTCACTCGACTTAATCTGGCGCTGCAAGGAGTTCCCCAGTGGAATCGCAATCTTTCCCAATCCATCGACGTGTTCTCGCAGGTGTTTAATTACGATCAAAACTCGAATACGGCGAGCTACTTCGAGCTGTGGAAGGATGCACTAGACAAAAACGTTAACGATCTGGCGGATGTGCTGAGTCGTTTGGGTGCGGTTATTCTTTCGATCACAGGCGAGCCATTGAACACGCAACAATTTCTGCAAGCCATCTCTACCAACGGCACTCTGCAGCAGCTGGTTGATGTGGTAGAATCGAATGTGCGTCTATCGGCCGACTATTCTTCGAGTGTCACCAAACTTGTGGCAGCCGTACGAGCGGCTAATGACTTTCAATCGCGGTCCTATTCGTTACTTCGGACGAATCAGGCTTCGATTAATACGAACTTTGATCGGTACAGTGCCGCATCTAACCTGTCGTATTATCGATTTTTGAACGCCGCTGATTCACTGTTTAACCATCTTAAGGACACGAATCAGAGCTTTGTCTTCCGTTGGCCACTGCTTTTCAGTGCCTCTGTACATAACCAACTGAATCTGCTCAACCAATCGATAGATCATTTGACGGCAAACATTTTACGGCGCACCGTTGCTGTGGCTGAAAAGCTTGATCAGACGCAAGTCCTCTTCAAGCAAGGAAATAACCCATTAAGCTACCTGCGAGAGGAAACCGATTTGCTTACACGCATTTTGCTCGATGTTTTAAGCGAAGAAAACTACTGTGCATCTGGATTCGTTACCCCATTTAACGAGCTGCCCGCACAAGTGACCACGCTAGTTGCGGGATGCTTAACGGAGCAAACGACTCTTGAGAGTCAAGGATCTGCGCAGCTAGTTTCGCTAGCGAACAACTTCCTCCGACCGTATGTCACCACCATTTACGGGCGAATGAACATTTGCTTCCGGCAGCCTTTCGACAAAATGACCGATTGCTTGGATCAC ATCGTCGCCACGATCGACTTCAGGGGAAAGTTCTTCTTGCTGGATCTCGCCAGTCAACTGTTCTTCGAGCAAGTTCAGGATGAGCTGCCCTCTTGTAACGACCGTGTGCTGGAGTTTGTGCGAAATTCCGGTCTTCGTCAGACGTGCGAAGTATTCAACTATGAAGTCAACCTATAA
- the LOC128725795 gene encoding embryonic polarity protein dorsal has translation MPPVATQRPYVEITEQPHPKALRFRYECEGRSAGSIPGINTTSDHKTFPSIQVHGYRGRAVVVVSCVTKEGPDYKPHPHNLVGKEGCKKGVCTVEINSTTMSYTFNNLGIQCVKKKDVEEALRLRQEIRVDPYRTGFAHAKEPGSIDLNAVRLCFQVFLEGQQRGRFTEPLTPVVSDIIYDKKAMSDLIIVRLSDCTAPVSGGKDIILLCEKVVKEDIKVRFFEKKGDKTVWENYAEFSHTDVHKQVAIGFRTPPYKSLNITDPVKVYVQLERPSDNTYSEARDFQLIPLDSGRRRFSALQRELMKNPSDDSPENQLFKRILLEGSNRSCLAQPVKPVVQTEEVIVLDTPNVEDKPFVSETVSSDQKTTEWIQRNEFNATNTLGDGGSSGDDNQMITGDTNNNGAAVPDDDQTLNELLEQVAELDEIYTDHQLRRENILLEQELKSLEQTVPVQLGSPGNQPMDIDEVFDDAATYTSLQRAFKNPLSITLGPPIPPRPEHAKLDAGVYDAVEPLHVPTIDISPLKRESQEVEKLPPLPPKRAKPSVQNKENNALDANDEVLLNTIIRKGSMRSLVPRPQSDQIIIMKTPESPLNKKLPPTPPSSPSKGSSSAATGSAGNFSTLPKNVNKKPGFFSKLFSRKKSKSDLSASTNTLNNKSSSSKEPSLAGNNGQSPHRKGSLRDAAGEKRKAGKPVARSVSSVSARRPASDGNPDYIYIPLKGDGPTGSMQSRNGGSGTHLSLPGNDSYERASTASLPPLDRKAVSALQLDVPIQDGNLELVAIADARSIKNLVEGNYGVQLDPNVDLTEAEHFALYTSIAPNAALSEFDETSCYYAPVEPNPLATLQQCSQAQQHQTTRMITDSDV, from the exons ATGCCGCCCGTAGCAACACAACGGCCGTACGTGGAAATCACGGAACAGCCCCACCCGAAGGCGCTGCGTTTTCGCTATGAGTGCGAAGGCCGATCGGCCGGTTCGATTCCTGGCATCAACACCACATCTGACCACAAAACCTTCCCCAGCATACAAGTGCACGGATATCGGGGTCGGGCCGTGGTCGTCGTGTCCTGTGTCACCAAAGAAGGACCCGACTACAAACCTCACCCACACAATCTAGTCGGTAAGGAGGGATGCAAGAAGGGTGTGTGTACTGTTGAAATCAACAGCACCACCATGAGCTACACATTCAACAACTTGGGTATCCAGTGCGTCAAGAAGAAGGATGTCGAGGAGGCGCTGCGATTACGCCAGGAAATTCGCGTCGATCCATACCGTA CTGGATTCGCACACGCAAAGGAACCCGGCTCGATCGACCTCAACGCCGTACGGTTGTGCTTCCAGGTGTTCCTGGAAGGGCAACAGCGTGGCCGTTTCACAGAGCCCTTGACGCCGGTCGTGTCTGACATCATCTACGACAAGAAAGCCATGTCTGATTTGATCATTGTCCGGCTGAGCGACTGCACAGCCCCCGTTTCCGGTGGCAAGGATATCATTCTGCTCTGTGAGAAAGTGGTTAAGGAGGACATCAAAGTGCGGTTCTTCGAAAAGAAGGGCGACAAAACGGTGTGGGAAAACTATGCCGAGTTTTCGCACACCGACGTACACAAACAGGTCGCCATTGGCTTCCGGACACCACCGTATAAATCGCTTAACATCACCGATCCAGTGAAG GTGTACGTGCAGCTGGAACGACCATCGGACAACACCTACTCGGAGGCACGAGATTTTCAGCTGATACCATTGGACTCAGGTAGGCGCAGGTTTTCGGCGCTACAGCGCGAACTTATGAAGAATCCGAGCGACGATTCGCCCGAGAATCAGCTCTTTAAGCGTATCCTGCTGGAAGGCTCGAATAGATCGTGCCTTGCACAACCGGTCAAACCCGTTGTGCAGACCGAAGAAGTGATCGTGCTAGACACTCCGAACGTCGAGGATAAGCCGTTCGTCAGTGAAACTGTTTCCAGCGACCAGAAAACGACCGAATGGATACAACGAAACGAATTCAACGCCACAAATACCCTCGGAGACGGAGGTTCCTCAGGCGACGACAATCAGATGATCACCGGAGATACTAACAATAAC GGTGCTGCTGTGCCGGATGATGATCAAACTCTCAACGAACTGTTGGAACAGGTGGCTGAGCTGGACGAGATCTACACAGATCATCAGCTGCGCCGCGAGAACATACTGCTGGAGCAGGAGCTTAAGTCACTCGAGCAAACCGTACCCGTCCAGCTCGGATCCCCCGGTAATCAGCCGATGGACATCGACGAGGTGTTCGATGATGCAGCCACCTACACTAGCCTTCAGCGAGCTTTCAAGAATCCGCTCTCGATCACGTTGGGTCCACCGATCCCTCCGAGACCGGAACACGCTAAGCTCGACGCAGGAGTGTACGATGCGGTGGAACCACTCCACGTACCCACGATCGATATCTCGCCTCTGAAGCGCGAATCACAGGAAGTTGAAAAATTGCCTCCATTGCCGCCAAAGCGTGCCAAGCCAAGCGTTCAGAATAAGGAAAACAATGCTCTGGATGCCAACGATGAAGTGCTGTTGAACACGATCATTCGGAAAGGATCGATGCGTAGTCTGGTGCCACGACCGCAGTCGGATCAAATCATTATCATGAAAACACCAGAAAGTCCACTAAATAAAAAGCTTCCCCCTACGCCACCCAGTTCGCCATCGAAAGGATCCTCGAGTGCTGCCACTGGAAGCGCGGGAAACTTCAGCACGCTTCCAAAGAACGTCAACAAAAAGCCGGGCTTTTTTTCAAAGCTTTTCTCGCGCAAGAAGAGCAAGTCTGACCTATCCGCTAGCACCAATACGCTCAATAATAAGTCCTCGTCTTCAAAAGAGCCCAGTCTGGCTGGAAATAACGGTCAATCGCCTCATCGCAAAGGATCTCTCCGCGATGCTGCGGGAGAAAAACGCAAAGCGGGAAAACCAGTGGCACGCAGCGTGAGCAGTGTCAGTGCTCGGCGTCCGGCCTCGGATGGCAATCCAGACTACATCTACATCCCTCTGAAGGGTGACGGTCCTACAGGAAGCATGCAATCGCGCAATGGGGGCAGTGGAACGCATCTTTCACTGCCGGGAAACGACTCTTATGAGCGAGCAAGCACGGCTTCACTGCCACCGCTCGATCGCAAAGCAGTCAGTGCGCTACAACTGGATGTTCCGATTCAGGATGGCAATCTTGAACTTGTAGCCATCGCTGATGCGCGCAGCATAAAGAACCTCGTCGAGGGCAACTACGGCGTTCAGCTCGATCCAAACGTTGATCTGACGGAAGCTGAACACTTTGCCTTGTACACCTCGATCGCTCCGAATGCCGCACTCAGCGAATTCGACGAAACCTCCTGCTATTATGCTCCCGTTGAGCCAAACCCACTAGCTACCTTGCAACAGTGTTCACAGGCACAGCAACACCAAACCACACGGATGATCACCGATAGTGATGTCTGA
- the LOC128725797 gene encoding forkhead box protein O-like, whose protein sequence is MYTYGNTNTFQKMPIEEIKNEPGESPNHNPSNQYQLQPVHGLLNSKSTSPGPDRSPATLTPSPVVGGSISPLDPGNVTPTPPAYTTLNGPVGNPFGNFGTFGNSGATTQQQSQGVQMFDSNLPGPSNGWVQPVPMHTQNGPNHQQSFNLGNFGSLPLTSDPILSMGATSIGAPSNNQPNVGAPSMVSDFNFMNLDFGSLEPVLNSSELRSVLGNLSNSDLNRLDQVAGQAINMQMSGSYQQLSASNQQQALRALLATQQQQQQQQQQHQQPGQTQALPDRNDNDEDLTDSFTKLSTNDLD, encoded by the exons ATGTATACCTACGGTAATACCAACACATTCCAAAAGATGCCAATAgaggaaattaaaaacgaacCAGGAG AGTCTCCAAACCACAACCCATCCAACCAATATCAACTCCAACCGGTGCATGGCTTGCTCAACTCAAAAAGTACTTCTCCAGGTCCGGATCGGTCCCCAGCTACACTCACTCCGTCCCCAGTGGTCGGCGGCTCCATTTCGCCGCTTGATCCTGGCAATGTAACGCCCACTCCGCCCGCCTACACCACCCTAAACGGACCTGTAGGAAATCCTTTCGGTAACTTCGGCACCTTCGGCAACTCCGGTGCTACAACACAACAGCAATCCCAAGGTGTGCAGATGTTCGATTCAAACCTGCCTGGACCGTCGAATGGCTGGGTGCAACCGGTTCCGATGCATACGCAGAACGGCCCTAACCACCAGCAGTCCTTTAATCTGGGAAACTTTGGCTCCCTTCCGCTCACGAGTGATCCAATACTGAGCATGGGAGCGACGAGCATTGGTGCACCCTCCAACAATCAACCCAACGTAGGAGCCCCCTCGATGGTATCGGATTTCAACTTTATGAACCTCGACTTCGGCAGCCTCGAGCCGGTGTTAAACTCGTCCGAACTCCGATCCGTCCTGGGAAATCTCTCCAACTCCGACCTCAATCGCCTTGACCAGGTGGCAGGACAAGCGATCAACATGCAGATGTCTGGAAGCTATCAACAACTCTCCGCCTCGAATCAGCAGCAAGCATTAAGGGCTCTCTTAGCgacccagcaacagcagcagcaacaacaacaacaacaccaacagccaGGTCAAACACAGGCACTACCAGATCGAAATGACAACGATGAAGACCTGACCGATAGCTTTACGAAGCTCAGCACCAACGATTTGGACTAA
- the LOC128725794 gene encoding gamma-aminobutyric acid type B receptor subunit 2, producing the protein MRQKSCSSGFVPLAALTVMLLVLFDALPQLMASESAANRKSAPNQTNELNRNIINTVFERTRPAGSERRRREVTILGLFELSSKEGEERREGLSELAAAQLAVQHINRRGLLLGYKLKLITNDTKCDPGVGIDRFFHALYTHQSKRIIMVLGSACSEVTESLAKIVPYWNILQVSFGSTAPALSDRREFPLFYRTVAPDSSHHPARIAFLMRFGWDTVATFSQNEEGYSLAVNDLVTELERANITCAATISFAETDFKEQLKLLRDRDVRVIIGSFSHEIAPQVFCEVYNLGMYGAEYAWILQDTYISSWWLSEPETSGCSSKALLLAVENLIIVSSYNSIVGMGTALSGLTNDIFLQKLREMNVTGAVSQFAPQTYDAVWAMALALRGAERSWSQMVSNRVHLADYDYTRNDIARELLRQFDLLKFNGISGPVSFEGADRIGTTSFHQIQRGQLQMIAFYYPKNATLDFGCWYCVPIVWAGGQVPIAKRILRLRVDTIDPLAFYTVVILSLIGIGISILFLGLNLRFRKLKAIKLSSPKLSTITVCGCILVYTATILLGLDHSTLPWSSVTFSTICMARIYFLSAGFSLAFGSMFAKTFRVYRIFTHSAGGLCRDKILRDTQLISVIGALLLVDAFVVSFWMAADPMERHLHNLSLEISTTDRSVVFLPQVELCRSRHYEGWLGMLYAYKGLLLIVGVYMAWQTRNVKISALNDSQYIGISVYSVVITSASVVVLANLLYEKVTLAFAITAGFVLISTTATLCLLFLPKIKDIFEKGEVYDPIIHSMGLKMEFNTRRFVLDDRRELQFRVEVQNRVYRKEIELLDAEINRLERLLQERTPPSSPQLSEPNLQEVRSCAIVRPHGSSGLPMLLLSVLPPVIPRASWPSVDPMLSPMKRNIAFSSQPKIDPGTVAASTGNRERLSISSTRPTFDDQQSMISTGNGTSSGVIGKIRHMFAPRLHKTPSTSVIGPPGASISAVRKSTLTIFNEIDTEDDSPQTIYTICKPKSEELNLTGSEPRVNFVLPPAGRRRSSIVQQGGGTVRDRIRGSPRFPHRICPQTTSLTELGIERPRISFLTVKSCEQIHGKQCESRAKWKSMDSFSKSIGSQ; encoded by the exons ATGAGGCAGAAGTCCTGCTCGAGTGGTTTCGTGCCACTGGCGGCGTTGACGGTGATGTTGTTGGTTCTTTTCGACGCGTTGCCACAGCTGATGGCAAGTGAAAGTGCCGCTAACCGGAAGTCGGCGCCTAACCAAACGAACGAGCTGAATCGCAACATCATCAACACGGTGTTTGAGCGAACGCGACCAGCCGGTAGCGAGCGGCGTAGGCGTGAGGTCACAATTCTGGGGTTGTTCGAACTCAGCTCCAAAGAAGGAGAGGAACGTCGCGAAGGTCTTAGCGAGCTTGCTGCGGCGCAGTTAGCAGTGCAGCACATCAACCGACGAGGTCTTCTGTTGGGCTACAAGTTGAAGCTCATCACCAACGACACGAAG TGTGATCCAGGTGTTGGCATAGATCGGTTTTTCCACGCACTCTACACTCACCAGAGCAAGCGAATCATCATGGTGTTAGGATCTGCCTGCTCGGAGGTGACGGAGAGTCTCGCGAAGATCGTCCCCTACTGGAACATCCTACAG GTCTCGTTTGGATCTACTGCACCGGCTCTGAGCGATCGACGAGAGTTCCCGTTGTTCTATCGCACAGTGGCACCAGATTCGTCACATCATCCTGCGAGGATAGCGTTTCTGATGCGGTTCGGTTGGGATACGGTGGCTACCTTCTCACAGAACGAGGAAGGATACTCGCTGGCGGTGAATGACCTCGTGACGGAGCTCGAACGGGCCAACATCACGTGTGCCGCGACCATCTCGTTCGCTGAGACCGACTTTAAGGAACAGCTGAAGCTGCTACGG GACCGCGATGTGCGCGTGATTATCGGGAGCTTCTCCCACGAAATCGCCCCCCAGGTGTTCTGCGAG GTCTACAACCTGGGCATGTACGGGGCGGAGTACGCGTGGATCCTGCAGGACACGTACATCTCATCCTGGTGGCTGTCGGAGCCGGAAACGTCCGGTTGCTCCTCGAAGGCACTGCTGCTGGCGGTCGAGAACCTAATAATCGTTTCCAGCTACAACAGCATTGTTGGAATGGGCACGGCTCTCAGTGGATTA ACAAATGACATTTTCCTGCAGAAACTGCGGGAAATGAACGTCACCGGTGCCGTGTCGCAGTTCGCTCCTCAAACGTACGATGCCGTGTGGGCGATGGCGCTAGCCCTTCGTGGAGCTGAAAGGTCCTGGTCCCAGATGGTCTCGAATCGTGTACACCTAGCGGACTACGATTACACGCGTAATGACATCGCGCGGGAGCTTTTGAGGCAGTTCGATTTGCTGAAGTTTAACGGTATCTCGGGCCCGGTGTCATTTGAGGGCGCGGATCGCATCGGCACAACGTCTTTTCATCAGATCCAGCGTGGTCAATTGCAGATGATCGCGTTCTACTATCCAAAGAACGCTACACTCGACTTCGGGTGTTGGTATTGCGTGCCGATTGTGTGGGCTGGTGGACAGGTTCCCATTGCGAAACGCATCTTGCGATTACGCGTGGACACGATCGATCCGCTGGCGTTTTACACCGTCGTGATACTGTCACTAATAGGGATTGGAATATCCATCCTCTTCTTGGGGCTAAATCTGCGTTTTCGGAAGCTGAA GGCCATAAAACTGTCGAGCCCCAAACTCAGCACTATAACCGTCTGTGGGTGCATCCTTGTCTACACCGCTACGATCCTGCTAGGGTTGGACCATTCCACGTTGCCGTGGTCCAGTGTCACCTTTTCGACGATCTGCATGGCACGAATCTATTTTCTTTCGGCGGGATTTTCCCTTGCCTTTGGGTCGATGTTCGCGAAAACCTTCCGTGTGTATCGAATTTTCACCCACAGTGCTGGTGGTTTGTGCAGAGACAAGATACTGCGAGACACACAGCTCATCTCCGTGATTGGAGCATTACTGCTGGTGGACGCATTCGTCGTGTCCTTTTGGATGGCAGCTGATCCGATGGAGCGACATCTGCACAACCTATCGTTGGAGATCAGCACCACCGATCGGAGCGTGGTGTTCCTGCCGCAGGTTGAGCTGTGCAGGTCACGTCATTATGAAGGATGGCTGGGCATGTTGTACGCTTACAAAGGCCTGCTGTTGATAGTTGGCGTGTACATGGCGTGGCAGACCAGAAACGTGAAGATATCGGCCCTGAATGACTCTCAGTACATTGGGATCTCCGTGTACAGCGTCGTCATCACCAGCGCCAGCGTGGTGGTGTTAGCCAATCTGCTGTACGAGAAGGTGACACTGGCGTTCGCCATAACGGCGGGGTTTGTGCTGATCTCTACGACGGCCACGctttgtttgctgtttctgCCGAAGATCAAGGATATTTTTGAGAAGGGAGAAGTGTACGACCCAATCATCCACAGCATGGGGCTCAAGATGGAGTTCAACACGCGACGCTTCGTGCTGGACGATCGCCGAGAGTTACAGTTCCGCGTCGAAGTGCAGAATCGGGTGTACAGAAAGGAGATCGAGCTGCTGGACGCCGAGATCAACCGGCTCGAGCGGTTGCTGCAGGAGCGAACACCTCCAAGCTCACCGCAGCTGTCAGAGCCTAATCTGCAGGAGGTTCGTTCATGTGCGATCGTGCGACCTCACGGCTCAAGTGGTCTTccgatgttgctgctgtcggTGCTTCCACCGGTGATTCCAAGAGCTAGTTGGCCATCAGTTGATCCCATGCTTTCACCCATGAAACGGAACATTGCTTTTAGCTCACAACCAAAGATTGACCCTGGCACGGTAGCAGCCTCCACAGGCAACAGAGAACGACTCTCGATTTCAAGCACCCGACCCACTTTCGACGATCAGCAATCGATGATCTCAACTGGGAATGGAACGAGTTCCGGTGTAATTGGCAAAATTAGGCACATGTTTGCTCCGAGGCTGCACAAAACGCCCTCGACATCGGTTATCGGGCCTCCAGGAGCTTCAATTTCCGCTGTGCGCAAATCCACGTTAACAATTTTCAACGAGATCGATACGGAGGACGACTCACCGCAAACGATCTACACAATTTGCAAGCCAAAGAGCGAAGAGCTTAATCTGACAGGTTCGGAACCGAGAGTCAACTTTGTGTTGCCTCCTGCCGGCAGAAGGCGTTCGTCCATCGTCCAACAGGGAGGTGGAACCGTGCGCGATCGAATTCGCGGATCACCTCGTTTTCCACATCGCATATGCCCGCAGACGACCAGCCTCACGGAGCTGGGTATAGAGCGACCGAGGATCAGCTTCCTGACCGTCAAAAGTTGTGAACAGATTCACGGAAAGCAGTGCGAATCGCGTGCCAAATGGAAATCGATGGATTCGTTCTCGAAAAGCATCGGATCGCAGTAG